One genomic segment of Streptomyces sp. TLI_146 includes these proteins:
- a CDS encoding glycoside hydrolase family 13 protein: MTQELTTTTAVTGRGRGRGPGSTGWWRDAVIYQVYVRSFADGDGDGIGDLPGIRARLPHLAELGADAVWLTPFYASPQADGGYDVADYRAVDPLFGNLQDADDLVREAHRLGLRVIVDIVPNHTSDQHHWFRAALAGGPERDRYHFHPGRRAAVPAQGGAAPPNDWESVFGGPAWTRTEDGDWYLHLFAPEQPDLNWEHPEVRAEFESVLRFWLDLGVDGFRIDVAHGMVKAAGLPDIGAREQAKLIGAQELPFFDQDGVHEIHRSWRRLLDSYDGERIAVAEAWAPSPERLALYVRPDELHQAFNFQFLNCPWDAAEMRAVVDASLAATRSVGAPTTWVLSNHDVVRHPTRYGGGERGLRRARAAALLMLALPGSAYIYQGEELGLPEVTDLPDEVRQDPSFFRAEGQDGFRDGCRVPIPWTAEGPSYGFGSAGSWLPQPSSWRGLSVEAQTGDPRSTLELYRSALALRRELPGLGDGEMEWLEAPEDVLAFARPGFVCTVNTGADAAQLTVPGRPLLSTSALEFTGGNVTIPAESAVWWAI; this comes from the coding sequence ATGACGCAGGAGCTGACCACGACCACCGCCGTCACGGGCCGCGGCCGGGGCCGGGGCCCCGGGAGCACCGGCTGGTGGCGCGACGCCGTCATCTACCAGGTGTACGTCCGCTCCTTCGCGGACGGCGACGGCGACGGCATCGGCGACCTGCCCGGCATCCGGGCCCGTCTGCCGCACCTCGCCGAGCTGGGCGCGGACGCCGTCTGGCTCACCCCGTTCTACGCCTCCCCGCAGGCCGACGGCGGCTACGACGTGGCGGACTACCGGGCCGTCGACCCGCTCTTCGGGAACCTCCAGGACGCCGACGACCTGGTCCGCGAGGCCCATCGGCTGGGCCTGCGCGTGATCGTCGACATCGTCCCCAACCACACCTCCGACCAGCACCACTGGTTCCGCGCGGCGCTGGCCGGCGGCCCCGAGCGCGACCGCTACCACTTCCACCCGGGCAGGCGGGCCGCCGTGCCCGCCCAGGGCGGCGCCGCGCCCCCCAACGACTGGGAGTCGGTCTTCGGCGGCCCGGCCTGGACCCGTACCGAGGACGGCGACTGGTATCTGCACCTGTTCGCCCCGGAGCAGCCCGACCTCAACTGGGAACACCCCGAGGTGCGGGCCGAGTTCGAGTCGGTGCTGCGGTTCTGGCTCGACCTCGGCGTCGACGGCTTCCGCATCGACGTGGCCCACGGCATGGTCAAGGCGGCCGGGCTGCCCGACATCGGCGCCCGGGAGCAGGCCAAGCTGATCGGCGCCCAGGAGCTGCCGTTCTTCGACCAGGACGGCGTCCACGAGATCCACCGCTCCTGGCGGCGGCTGCTCGACTCCTACGACGGGGAGCGCATCGCGGTCGCCGAGGCCTGGGCGCCTTCGCCGGAGCGCCTCGCCCTGTACGTACGCCCGGACGAACTGCACCAGGCCTTCAACTTCCAGTTCCTGAACTGCCCGTGGGACGCGGCCGAGATGCGCGCGGTCGTCGACGCCTCGCTGGCCGCGACCCGCTCGGTGGGCGCCCCGACCACCTGGGTGCTCTCCAACCACGACGTGGTGCGCCACCCGACCCGCTACGGCGGTGGCGAGCGGGGTCTGCGCCGGGCCAGGGCCGCGGCCCTGCTGATGCTGGCGCTGCCCGGCTCCGCGTATATCTACCAGGGCGAGGAGCTCGGCCTGCCCGAGGTGACCGATCTGCCCGACGAGGTGCGCCAGGACCCGTCGTTCTTCCGCGCCGAGGGCCAGGACGGCTTCCGCGACGGCTGCCGGGTCCCCATCCCGTGGACCGCCGAGGGGCCCTCGTACGGCTTCGGCAGCGCCGGGAGCTGGCTGCCGCAGCCGAGCTCCTGGCGCGGGCTGTCCGTCGAGGCGCAGACCGGCGACCCGCGCTCGACCCTGGAGCTCTACCGCTCGGCGCTCGCGCTGCGCCGGGAGCTGCCGGGGCTCGGGGACGGGGAGATGGAGTGGCTGGAGGCGCCCGAGGACGTGCTGGCGTTCGCCCGGCCGGGGTTCGTGTGCACGGTCAACACAGGCGCGGACGCGGCCCAACTCACGGTCCCCGGGCGGCCGCTGCTGTCCACCTCGGCGCTGGAGTTCACCGGCGGTAACGTCACGATCCCCGCCGAATCAGCGGTCTGGTGGGCAATCTGA
- a CDS encoding LacI family DNA-binding transcriptional regulator, with protein sequence MTARLADIAAQAGVSEATVSRVLNGKPGVAAGTRESVLAALDVLGYERPVRLRRRSAGLVGLITPELENPIFPALAQVIGQSLTRQGYTPVLATQTPGGSTEDELTEMLVDRGVSGIIFVSGLHADTTADMDRYEQLRAQGVPYVLVDGFSPKVQAPFISPDDRAAMRLAVTHLAALGHTRIGLAVGPKRFVPVLRKIEGFTAAMEDSLGLTPGEAEALVQHSLYTLEGGQAATTALIAAGCTAVVCASDMMALGAIRAARQGGLDVPKDISVVGFDDSPLIAFTDPPLTTIRKPVTAMGQAAVRALLEEIGGTPAPHSEFVFMPELVVRGSTASGPAPK encoded by the coding sequence GTGACCGCACGGCTTGCCGACATCGCAGCCCAGGCGGGGGTCAGCGAAGCCACAGTCAGCCGCGTGCTCAACGGCAAGCCCGGTGTGGCCGCGGGCACCCGTGAATCCGTGCTGGCCGCACTCGACGTCCTCGGCTATGAGCGGCCGGTGCGGCTGCGCAGGCGCAGCGCGGGGCTGGTCGGTCTGATAACGCCGGAGCTGGAGAACCCGATCTTCCCGGCGCTCGCCCAGGTCATCGGCCAGTCCCTCACCCGCCAGGGGTACACACCGGTCCTCGCCACCCAGACCCCCGGCGGCTCCACCGAGGACGAGCTCACCGAGATGCTGGTGGACCGGGGCGTCTCGGGCATCATCTTCGTCTCCGGGCTGCACGCCGACACCACGGCCGACATGGACCGCTACGAGCAGCTGCGCGCCCAGGGCGTGCCGTATGTGCTGGTGGACGGCTTCTCGCCGAAGGTGCAGGCGCCCTTCATCTCCCCCGACGACCGGGCCGCGATGCGGCTCGCGGTCACCCACCTCGCGGCGCTCGGCCACACCCGTATCGGCCTCGCGGTGGGCCCCAAGCGGTTCGTCCCCGTCCTGCGCAAGATCGAGGGCTTCACGGCCGCGATGGAGGACTCGCTCGGGTTGACGCCGGGCGAGGCGGAGGCGCTGGTCCAGCACTCGCTGTACACCCTGGAGGGCGGCCAGGCCGCGACCACCGCGCTGATCGCGGCGGGGTGCACGGCGGTGGTGTGCGCCAGCGACATGATGGCGCTGGGCGCGATCCGGGCGGCCCGCCAGGGCGGTCTCGACGTGCCCAAGGACATCTCGGTGGTCGGTTTCGACGACTCGCCCCTCATAGCGTTCACCGATCCCCCGCTGACCACGATCCGCAAGCCGGTGACGGCGATGGGGCAGGCGGCGGTCCGCGCCCTCCTGGAGGAGATCGGCGGCACCCCGGCCCCGCACAGCGAGTTCGTGTTCATGCCCGAGCTGGTGGTTCGCGGTTCAACCGCTTCTGGACCGGCGCCCAAGTAG
- a CDS encoding phosphatase PAP2 family protein produces the protein MGEMTVKTLEGTADTPSAASSAAPTPVSEEPVAETPTPPVPPLDPPPADSLLQRLRTPRRPRLWFEILLIAVSYWTYSLIRNAVPEQKSQALDNADWLWSVEQHLGIAVERSVNHSVNSVTWLITGMNYYYATLHFVVTIGVLVWLFRSHPGRYAASRLILFATTGVALVGYYFYPLAPPRLMNGGGFVDTVLVHQTWGSMASGDLKNMSNQYAAMPSMHIGWSLWCGLTVFALAKAPWARILGLLYPAATLVVIVSTANHFWLDAVGGIICLAFGFLISYAWYGKLPHRLARRVENAPRGRVVTGTARG, from the coding sequence ATGGGTGAAATGACCGTGAAGACTCTGGAAGGTACGGCGGACACCCCGTCGGCCGCCTCGTCGGCTGCGCCCACACCCGTCAGCGAAGAGCCCGTCGCCGAAACGCCGACGCCGCCGGTCCCGCCACTGGATCCGCCTCCGGCCGATTCCCTCCTCCAGCGGCTGCGCACCCCGCGCCGCCCCCGGCTCTGGTTCGAAATCCTCCTGATCGCGGTGAGTTACTGGACGTACTCACTGATCCGCAACGCCGTCCCCGAGCAGAAGTCGCAGGCGCTCGACAACGCCGACTGGCTCTGGTCGGTCGAGCAGCACCTCGGCATCGCGGTGGAGCGGTCCGTCAACCACAGTGTCAACTCGGTGACATGGCTGATCACCGGCATGAACTACTACTACGCCACGCTCCACTTCGTGGTGACGATCGGCGTCCTGGTGTGGCTCTTCCGCAGCCACCCGGGCCGTTACGCGGCGTCCCGGCTGATCCTCTTCGCCACCACCGGCGTGGCCCTGGTGGGCTACTACTTCTACCCGCTGGCGCCGCCCCGCCTGATGAACGGCGGCGGCTTCGTCGACACCGTCCTGGTCCACCAGACCTGGGGCTCGATGGCCTCGGGCGACCTGAAGAACATGTCGAACCAGTACGCGGCGATGCCGTCCATGCACATCGGCTGGTCGCTGTGGTGCGGCCTGACCGTCTTCGCGCTCGCCAAGGCGCCGTGGGCGCGGATCCTCGGCCTGCTCTACCCGGCGGCGACCCTGGTCGTCATCGTCTCGACGGCCAACCACTTCTGGCTGGACGCGGTGGGCGGCATCATCTGCCTGGCCTTCGGCTTCCTGATCTCGTACGCCTGGTACGGGAAGCTGCCGCACCGGCTGGCACGGCGGGTCGAGAACGCGCCACGCGGCCGCGTGGTCACCGGCACCGCACGCGGGTAG